The following are from one region of the Candidatus Binataceae bacterium genome:
- a CDS encoding bifunctional 5,10-methylenetetrahydrofolate dehydrogenase/5,10-methenyltetrahydrofolate cyclohydrolase: MTAKIMDGREVSRILRPELERYALELKQRQRRLPALAALLIGDDPASRQYVRNKRRFAEELGFESRLVTMTAEEATTGRLLEEIARLNADTSIAGILLQLPIPAHVDSFRLFDAIDPGKDVDAVGTVNVGDFYRAQLGRFIPCTPRGVLTLLKCYGVPTDGARAAVIGRSDIAGKPMALILGGRMCNATVTWCHRHTRDLGAICREADIVVSCAGAEVAGRAFLITADMVKPGACVIDVGFRRVEDGKFVGDVDFDRVKEVAGWLTLNPGGTGPMTVLALMQNLIDAARYKLGLGRAVYSFDFAVKSVT; the protein is encoded by the coding sequence ATGACTGCCAAAATCATGGACGGGCGCGAGGTCAGCCGCATCCTACGCCCGGAACTCGAACGCTATGCGCTCGAGCTTAAGCAGCGACAGCGTCGACTCCCCGCTCTCGCCGCCCTGCTTATCGGCGACGACCCGGCCTCGCGCCAGTACGTACGCAACAAGCGCCGCTTCGCCGAAGAGCTTGGGTTTGAAAGCCGGCTGGTCACGATGACCGCCGAGGAGGCGACGACCGGGCGCCTGCTGGAAGAAATAGCGCGGCTTAATGCCGATACATCGATAGCGGGCATCCTGTTGCAGCTGCCGATACCGGCACATGTCGATTCCTTCAGGCTGTTCGACGCGATCGATCCGGGCAAGGACGTGGACGCGGTGGGCACGGTCAACGTCGGCGATTTCTACCGAGCGCAGTTGGGCCGTTTCATCCCCTGCACTCCGCGCGGCGTGCTGACGCTGCTCAAGTGCTACGGCGTCCCCACCGACGGCGCACGCGCGGCCGTGATCGGGCGCAGCGACATCGCGGGCAAGCCGATGGCGCTCATCCTGGGCGGCCGGATGTGCAACGCGACAGTGACCTGGTGCCATCGCCACACCCGCGATCTCGGCGCGATCTGCCGCGAGGCCGATATCGTGGTCTCGTGCGCCGGCGCGGAAGTCGCCGGCAGAGCCTTTCTGATAACCGCCGACATGGTGAAGCCGGGCGCGTGCGTGATCGACGTGGGATTTCGCCGGGTGGAGGACGGAAAATTCGTCGGCGACGTCGATTTCGATCGGGTAAAGGAGGTCGCGGGATGGTTGACGCTGAATCCGGGCGGGACCGGCCCGATGACCGTACTCGCGCTGATGCAGAATCTGATCGACGCCGCGCGCTATAAACTGGGGCTCGGGCGTGCGGTCTATTCATTCGATTTCGCTGTCAAATCAGTAACTTAG
- the gcvT gene encoding glycine cleavage system aminomethyltransferase GcvT has translation MEALGRTTLFGLHQRLGARMTVFGGFEMPVSYSGIIEEHLAVRSRAGIFDLGHMGEFELTGARALGLLERALSNAAARLEIGRAQYTLMCTPEGGTIDDLIVYRLGDARYMLCVNASNIAPDREWLLELGAKDDGFRDLSEETGLVAVQGPQALAVLRPLTSAPLDAMRRFAVTEAEVAGRRCVIARTGYTGEDGFELFTAAPGAEALFSAILEAGAPAGMLPCGLGARDTLRMEAGLPLYGHELDRATSPLEAGLDAFVKLGREFVGAAALGAERRDGLRRRLVGIRTGDGRSVARQGYKLFAGDREVGIMTSGTFAPTFNRPLGMAYLASEAAARESVEVEIRNRRVGAAVTALPFYRRGKGPAPNT, from the coding sequence ATGGAAGCTCTCGGGCGCACCACTTTGTTCGGGCTGCATCAGCGGCTCGGCGCGCGGATGACCGTGTTCGGCGGTTTCGAGATGCCCGTTAGCTACAGCGGGATAATCGAGGAGCATCTCGCCGTGCGTTCGCGCGCCGGAATTTTCGACCTTGGCCACATGGGCGAGTTCGAATTGACCGGCGCGCGCGCGCTCGGGCTGCTCGAGCGCGCGCTGAGCAACGCGGCGGCGCGGCTCGAGATCGGCCGCGCGCAATACACGCTGATGTGCACGCCTGAGGGCGGGACGATCGACGACCTGATCGTTTACCGGCTCGGCGACGCGCGCTACATGCTGTGCGTCAACGCCTCGAATATAGCGCCCGACCGCGAATGGCTGCTCGAACTCGGGGCGAAGGATGACGGCTTTCGCGATCTTAGCGAGGAAACCGGGCTCGTAGCCGTGCAGGGCCCGCAGGCGCTGGCGGTTTTGCGGCCGCTTACGAGTGCGCCGCTCGACGCGATGCGGCGGTTCGCCGTGACTGAGGCGGAGGTCGCGGGCCGGCGATGCGTCATCGCGCGCACCGGCTATACCGGCGAGGACGGGTTCGAGCTTTTCACGGCCGCCCCCGGCGCGGAGGCGCTCTTCAGCGCCATTCTCGAAGCCGGAGCGCCCGCCGGGATGCTGCCGTGCGGATTGGGCGCGCGCGACACGCTGCGGATGGAAGCCGGGTTGCCGCTCTATGGCCATGAGCTTGACCGCGCAACTTCGCCGCTGGAGGCGGGACTCGACGCGTTCGTAAAGCTTGGGCGCGAGTTCGTTGGCGCCGCGGCGCTCGGTGCAGAGCGGCGCGACGGGCTTAGGCGACGTCTGGTTGGAATTCGCACCGGCGACGGGCGCAGCGTGGCCCGCCAGGGATACAAGCTGTTCGCCGGCGACCGCGAGGTCGGAATCATGACCAGCGGGACTTTCGCCCCCACGTTCAATCGGCCGCTCGGGATGGCTTACCTGGCGTCGGAGGCGGCAGCGCGGGAGTCTGTCGAGGTCGAGATACGCAACCGCCGCGTCGGCGCCGCGGTAACCGCATTGCCGTTCTATCGCCGCGGCAAAGGGCCGGCGCCGAATACATAG
- a CDS encoding APC family permease — MGTQSSREGSAKRTLADGANGGSKRTLTDVIIGPPRDVRDPGIFHSLSLIAFLAWVGLGSDGLSSSCYGPEEAFLALGHDQYLAVFLAVMTALTVFIISASYSQTIDLFPSGGGGYLVATKLLGPYPGLASGCALVIDYVLTIAISIASGADAIFSFLPTNWLWLKFWVCLAVVVLMVGMNLRGVKESVLSLLPIFIAFVLMHASLVGYALLERSPELPTITRDAINQVHSGFSTIGILALAIIFFRAYSMGAGTYTGIEAVSNGLPILREPRTATGKRTMLYMAISLAGLAGGILICYLLFDVAPVHGQTLNAVLFERVANNWSLFGLRVGVPIVTFTLITEGALLFVAAQTGFIDGPRVLATMAVDRWLPRRFSQLSSRLVTQDGVFAMGLAAIGILVFTHARVDLLVVLYAINVFVTFTLSQLGMSVHWWQERTNEPNWRRKLAINGVGCMFTALILMLTVTLKFDEGGWVTILITGALVALCYMVRHHYEYIAQAIEQLEADILPELFAAKESPPEKFDPAAPTAVLLVNGFNGLGLATLLTLRRLFRDQYRNVIFIGVGEVESSRMKGPDEVKRLEQQVAEDLSEYCRFATDLGLHSELRVSIGPDVVVELRKLCLDVAHEFPQAVFFAGKLIFEAELEGFISRFLHNHTALELQSWLQVHGLSLVILPVRVLSSASASGSQTGTVHPQVA, encoded by the coding sequence ATGGGAACACAATCCAGTCGCGAAGGCTCTGCCAAACGCACTCTCGCCGACGGGGCCAATGGTGGGAGCAAACGTACGCTCACCGACGTCATTATCGGACCGCCGCGCGACGTTCGCGATCCTGGAATCTTTCATAGCCTCTCGCTGATCGCGTTCCTGGCCTGGGTCGGCCTCGGTTCCGACGGACTCAGTTCGTCGTGTTACGGTCCCGAGGAAGCGTTCCTCGCGCTCGGCCACGACCAGTATCTCGCGGTGTTCCTGGCGGTTATGACGGCGCTCACCGTCTTCATCATCTCGGCATCGTATTCGCAAACCATCGATCTGTTTCCCTCCGGCGGCGGCGGCTACCTGGTGGCGACCAAGCTGCTCGGGCCCTATCCTGGGCTCGCATCAGGATGCGCGCTGGTGATCGACTACGTCTTGACGATTGCGATCTCGATCGCCAGCGGCGCCGACGCGATCTTCAGCTTCCTGCCGACCAACTGGCTGTGGCTCAAGTTCTGGGTCTGCCTCGCGGTCGTGGTGCTGATGGTCGGGATGAATCTGCGCGGGGTCAAGGAATCGGTGCTTTCGCTGCTGCCGATCTTTATTGCCTTCGTACTGATGCACGCGTCGCTGGTCGGTTACGCGCTGCTCGAGCGCAGCCCCGAGTTGCCGACGATCACCCGCGACGCCATCAACCAGGTCCATAGCGGCTTCAGCACGATAGGGATCCTGGCGCTCGCGATCATCTTCTTTCGCGCCTACAGCATGGGCGCCGGCACTTACACCGGAATCGAAGCGGTCAGCAACGGCCTGCCGATCCTGCGCGAACCGCGCACCGCGACGGGCAAGCGCACGATGCTCTACATGGCAATTTCGCTGGCGGGGCTGGCCGGCGGCATCCTCATCTGTTACCTGCTCTTCGACGTCGCGCCGGTCCATGGCCAGACGCTCAACGCCGTGCTGTTCGAGCGCGTGGCCAACAACTGGAGTCTGTTCGGCCTGCGAGTCGGCGTGCCGATCGTAACCTTCACCCTCATCACCGAAGGCGCGCTGCTGTTCGTCGCTGCGCAGACCGGGTTTATCGACGGACCACGCGTGCTGGCGACGATGGCGGTGGATCGATGGCTGCCGCGGCGCTTCTCGCAGCTCAGCTCCCGCCTGGTGACCCAGGACGGAGTGTTCGCGATGGGCCTCGCGGCGATCGGGATCCTGGTCTTCACGCACGCGCGCGTCGATTTGCTGGTCGTTCTCTATGCGATCAACGTGTTCGTCACGTTTACGCTTTCGCAGCTAGGGATGAGCGTACACTGGTGGCAGGAGCGCACGAACGAACCGAACTGGCGGCGCAAGCTTGCGATCAACGGCGTCGGATGCATGTTCACGGCGCTCATCCTGATGCTCACGGTCACGCTCAAGTTCGACGAAGGCGGCTGGGTGACGATCCTGATCACCGGCGCGCTGGTCGCGCTCTGCTACATGGTGCGCCATCATTACGAGTACATCGCGCAAGCCATCGAACAGCTCGAAGCCGACATCCTGCCCGAGCTGTTCGCGGCCAAGGAAAGCCCGCCCGAAAAATTCGATCCCGCCGCGCCGACCGCAGTGCTTCTGGTCAACGGCTTCAACGGCCTCGGACTGGCGACTCTGCTGACGCTGCGCCGGCTGTTTCGCGACCAGTACCGCAACGTGATCTTCATCGGCGTGGGCGAGGTCGAATCATCGCGGATGAAGGGCCCCGATGAGGTCAAACGCCTCGAACAACAGGTGGCCGAGGATCTAAGCGAGTACTGCCGCTTCGCTACTGACCTGGGCCTGCATTCCGAACTGCGGGTGAGTATCGGCCCCGACGTCGTCGTCGAGTTGCGCAAGCTCTGTCTGGACGTGGCCCACGAATTCCCGCAAGCCGTCTTCTTCGCCGGCAAGCTCATCTTCGAAGCCGAACTGGAAGGCTTCATCAGCCGCTTCCTGCACAATCACACCGCACTCGAACTGCAGAGCTGGCTGCAGGTGCACGGGCTCAGCCTGGTGATTTTGCCAGTGCGCGTGCTGTCATCGGCGTCCGCTTCGGGCAGCCAGACCGGCACGGTCCATCCGCAGGTGGCCTAG
- the gcvPA gene encoding aminomethyl-transferring glycine dehydrogenase subunit GcvPA has translation MRFFAHTEIDVRAMLETIGARGLDDLITHVPANLRASAAMDLAPGKNEPEIAADLGALAARNTGASAFASFLGFGAYRHYVPAAVRAITARAEFATSYTPYQPEASQGTVEAIFEFQTMITQLTGLEVANASMYDGASAAAEAVLMAHRVMPKRTRVALSRALWPDYRATVRTYLSALEHLEIIELPFDSQSGVIDIAALKRVADDRLLCSVIGYPNAFGIVEPLGEAAALTRAAGAIAIAVTAEPLALGLLKSPGELGADVAVGEGQSFGLGPQFGGPGVGFMAARTAHLRQMPGRLVGETHDRDGRRAWCLTLATREQHIRRERATSNICTNHSLCALAATVYLAMMGRRGLRELASRNVEAAHRAAAALAAAGVPSRFSAPFFNEFVISAKDSEAALARAERAGILAGVALDRYWPELGGALLVSVTEMNTQSELERLAGALAGVN, from the coding sequence ATGAGATTCTTTGCTCATACCGAAATCGATGTTCGCGCGATGCTCGAGACGATCGGCGCGCGCGGGCTCGACGATTTGATTACGCACGTGCCGGCCAATCTGCGCGCGAGCGCGGCCATGGACCTTGCGCCGGGGAAAAACGAGCCGGAAATCGCCGCCGACCTCGGAGCGCTCGCCGCGCGCAATACCGGCGCGTCCGCCTTCGCGAGCTTCCTCGGCTTCGGCGCTTACCGCCATTACGTGCCGGCGGCCGTGCGCGCGATCACCGCGCGCGCCGAATTCGCCACGAGCTATACGCCCTATCAGCCCGAGGCCAGCCAGGGCACGGTCGAAGCGATTTTCGAATTCCAGACCATGATCACCCAGCTGACCGGCCTCGAGGTCGCCAACGCCAGCATGTACGACGGCGCTTCGGCGGCGGCCGAGGCGGTCCTGATGGCGCATCGGGTGATGCCCAAGCGCACCCGGGTCGCGCTTTCCCGCGCGCTCTGGCCCGACTATCGCGCCACCGTGCGCACCTACCTGAGCGCGCTCGAGCATCTGGAAATCATCGAGTTGCCGTTCGATTCGCAAAGCGGCGTGATCGATATCGCCGCGCTCAAGCGCGTGGCCGACGACCGGCTGCTGTGCTCGGTAATCGGCTATCCGAACGCCTTTGGAATCGTCGAGCCGCTCGGTGAGGCGGCGGCGCTCACCCGCGCTGCGGGCGCGATTGCGATCGCAGTCACCGCCGAACCGCTCGCGCTCGGGCTTTTGAAGTCGCCTGGCGAGCTCGGCGCGGATGTTGCGGTCGGCGAGGGACAGAGCTTCGGTCTCGGGCCGCAATTCGGCGGACCCGGAGTCGGTTTCATGGCCGCCCGCACGGCGCATCTGCGCCAGATGCCCGGCCGGCTGGTCGGCGAGACGCACGACCGGGACGGGCGGCGCGCGTGGTGCCTGACGTTGGCTACGCGCGAGCAGCATATCCGGCGCGAGCGCGCGACCTCGAACATCTGCACTAACCATTCGCTGTGCGCGCTCGCGGCCACGGTGTATCTCGCGATGATGGGGCGGCGGGGGCTCCGCGAGCTGGCCTCGCGCAACGTAGAGGCCGCGCATCGCGCGGCCGCGGCGCTGGCCGCCGCCGGCGTGCCCTCACGCTTCAGCGCGCCGTTCTTCAACGAATTCGTGATTAGCGCCAAGGACTCGGAAGCGGCGCTCGCGCGCGCCGAACGCGCCGGAATCCTGGCCGGCGTCGCGCTCGACCGCTATTGGCCCGAGCTTGGCGGCGCCCTGCTGGTCAGCGTCACCGAGATGAATACTCAGTCGGAACTCGAGCGGCTCGCCGGCGCGCTCGCCGGAGTGAACTGA